The genomic segment GCCGCGGAACGCGACGCCGAGCCCGGCGGCGCGCAGCATGGCGACGTCGTTGGCGCCGTCGCCGACGGCGAGCGCATCGGCCGGCGCCAGCCCGCGTGCCGCCGCCTGCCGCTGGAGGGCGGAAAGCTTGGCATCGCGGTCGAGGATCGGTTCGGCCACGCCGACGATGCGGTCGTCCGCGAACAGGAACCGGTTGGCCTGGAAGTCGTCGAAGCCAAGCGCGCGTGCCGACCGCCCGGCGATCTCGACGAAGCCGCCGGTGACCAGCGCGGTGTGCGCGCCGTTGGCGCGCATCGTCGCCACCAGCGTGGCGCCGCCGGGCACGAATGTCAGCGCCGCCGCCAGCGCGTCGATCGCCGCCCGCGGCGTGCCGGCCATCATCGCGATGCGTTCGCGCAGGGCGGCGGAGAAGTCGAGCTCGCCCGCCATCGAGCGGGCGGTGATCGCGGCGACCGCATCCTTGACGCCGACGGCCGCGGCCAGCTCGTCGAGCGTTTCCTGCTCGACCATGGTCGAATCCATGTCGGCCACCAACAGGCGCTTGCGCCGGTTCGCGACCGCGACCGCGTTTACGTCGACCTGCGCCGCCGACAGCGCCTCGCGCAGGCCGGCGACGGCGTCCGCCGGCGGTGCGCCATCCAGCGGCAGGTCGCAGGCCCGTGCCGGCGACAGCCACCGCGGCTCCGCCACCGGAAAGTTATGTGCGGCGACCAGGGCCAGCGTCCGGCCGTCGAGCGGCGCAGCGCTTTCGGCTGCGACCAGGTTGAGCAGGTGGGTCGGTGACGGCATCGATGGGCTTGAACTGGCTGCGGGCGCGCCTTTAACACCCGATCCATGGATCGCTGTCGAGCAGTTTCGCGTGGGGTGTGTGCCGGTGCCGGCTGAGGCGGAGCGCATCCCCGTCGTCGTCGTCGCCGGCCCGACGGCCAGCGGCAAGTCGGCGCTGGCGCTGGACATCGCGCTGGCCATGGACGGCACCGTCATCAACGCGGACAGCATGCAGGTCTATCGCGACCTGGCCGTGCTCACCGCGCGCCCGTCGGCGGCCGACGCGGCCCGGGCGCCGCACCGGCTGTTCGGCACGCTCGACGGCGCGGAGGCGTGCTCGGTCGGCCGCTGGCGCGCGATGGCCGAGGCCGAGGTTCGCGACGCCCACGCTGCCGGCCGCCTGCCCATCGTCGTCGGCGGCACCGGGCTCTATCTCAGCGCGCTGATGCGCGGCCTGGCCGCGATCCCGGACGTGCCGGGCGAAATCGTCGCAGGCTGGCAGGCCGAGCTCGCTCGGGTCGGGGCGGCGGGGCTGTACGCCCGGCTCGCGGCGTGCGACCCCGAAATGGCCGCGCGGCTGCGGCCGTCCGACCGCCAGCGCGTGGTCCGCGCACTCGCCGTGCGCGACGCCACCGGCCGGTCGCTGGCCGACTGGCAGGCGCAGGCACCGGCACCGCCGCCGGGGCTGGCGTTCCACGTCGTGCTGCTGATGCCGCCGCGCGCGGCGCTGTACGCCGCCTGCGACGCGCGGTTTGCCGCGATGGTCGAGGCCGGCGCGGTGGACGAGGTCCGCGCCCTGCGGGCACGCGGCCTGCCCGCCGACCGGCCGGTGATGAAGGCGATCGGCGTTGCTGAGCTGGGCGGCGTGCTCGACGGCAGCCGGTCCCTGGACGACGCGATCGCGGCGTCGGCCCAGGCCACGCGCAATTACGCCAAGCGTCAGTGCACCTGGTTCCGGCATCAGATTATTGCGGATCAAATCATAGATGCGCAATTTTCGGAAAGAGAGACGGCCGGAATCTTTTCGAAAATTCGTCATTTTCGGTTGACCGCTCCGGAATGACCGCATAGTGTCCGCCGGCCTTGCGGGGACCGGCCGGCGGCGGGCGCCGGATCGACGTGACAATCGGACGGGTTGAGGCTTCGGCAGGCAGGCCGGGGCGAGGAGAATGTTGCCATGACCAGCGAAACGAGGACGCGCAAGAAGGCGGCCGCCAAGGCCGCGGCGCCGGAACCGCAGCGGATGAGCGGGGCCGAAATGGTGCTGCGCGCGCTGGTCGACCAGGGCGTGGAGGTGATCTTCGGCTATCCCGGCGGCGCGGTGCTGCCGATCTACGACGCGCTGTTCAAGCAGAACTCGATCCGCCACATCCTGGTCCGGCACGAGCAGGCCGCCGTGCATGCCGCCGAAGGCTATGCACGCTCCACCGGCAAGGTCGGCGTCGTGCTGGTCACCTCGGGTCCCGGCGCGACCAATGCGGTCACCGGGCTGACCGACGCGCTGATGGACAGCGTGCCGATCGTCTGCCTGACCGGTCAGGTGCCGACGCACCTGATCGGCAACGACGCTTTCCAGGAGTGCGACACCACCGGCATCACCCGGCCGTGCACCAAGCACAACTACCTGGTCAAGGACGTCGACCGGCTGTCGAAGACCATCCACGAGGCCTTCTACGTCGCGCGCAGCGGCCGGCCCGGGCCGGTGGTGGTCGACCTGCCGAAGGACATTCAGTTCGCGGACGGCACCTATACCGGGCCGGAGAATGTGCGCCATCATTCCTACCGGCCGCAGCTGGAGGGCGACGCCGCCGCGGTCGAGGCCGCCTTCAAGCTGATGGTCAAGGCGAAGAAGCCGTTGCTCTACGTCGGCGGCGGCACGGTGAACTCGGGCCCGGAGGCCTGCAAGGCGGTGACCGCGCTGGCCCGCCTGACCGGCTTCCCGGTGACCATGACGCTGATGGGCCTCGGCGCCTTCCCGGGGTCGGATCCGCTGTCGCTGGGCATGGTCGGCATGCACGGCTCCTACGAATCGAATCTGGCCATGCACGAATGCGACGTCATGGTCTGCATCGGCGCCCGCTTCGACGACCGGGTGACGGGCCGGCTCAGCGCGTTCTCGCCGAACAGCAGAAAGATCCACATCGACATCGATCCGTCGTCGATCAACAAGAACGTCGCCGTCGACGTGCCGGTGATCGGC from the Alphaproteobacteria bacterium genome contains:
- a CDS encoding acetolactate synthase 3 large subunit gives rise to the protein MTSETRTRKKAAAKAAAPEPQRMSGAEMVLRALVDQGVEVIFGYPGGAVLPIYDALFKQNSIRHILVRHEQAAVHAAEGYARSTGKVGVVLVTSGPGATNAVTGLTDALMDSVPIVCLTGQVPTHLIGNDAFQECDTTGITRPCTKHNYLVKDVDRLSKTIHEAFYVARSGRPGPVVVDLPKDIQFADGTYTGPENVRHHSYRPQLEGDAAAVEAAFKLMVKAKKPLLYVGGGTVNSGPEACKAVTALARLTGFPVTMTLMGLGAFPGSDPLSLGMVGMHGSYESNLAMHECDVMVCIGARFDDRVTGRLSAFSPNSRKIHIDIDPSSINKNVAVDVPVIGDVGAVTRQLIALWKNRKVKADAKALADWWAKIEKWRAKDCFRFTQTKTVIKPQFAIKRLYELTKARETFITTEVGQHQMWAAQFYKFETPFHWMTSGGLGTMGYGLPAAMGVQLAHPDALVVDIAGEASIMMNIQEMSTLAQYRLPVKVFILNNEYMGMVRQWQELLHGGRYSESYSASLPDFVKLAEAFGAVGLRATKPSEVDDVIEEMIAVDRPVIVDMVVDKAENCFPMIPSGAAHNEMILGPNGDKSEQTVSVEGMVLV
- the miaA gene encoding tRNA (adenosine(37)-N6)-dimethylallyltransferase MiaA — encoded protein: MSRWVGDGIDGLELAAGAPLTPDPWIAVEQFRVGCVPVPAEAERIPVVVVAGPTASGKSALALDIALAMDGTVINADSMQVYRDLAVLTARPSAADAARAPHRLFGTLDGAEACSVGRWRAMAEAEVRDAHAAGRLPIVVGGTGLYLSALMRGLAAIPDVPGEIVAGWQAELARVGAAGLYARLAACDPEMAARLRPSDRQRVVRALAVRDATGRSLADWQAQAPAPPPGLAFHVVLLMPPRAALYAACDARFAAMVEAGAVDEVRALRARGLPADRPVMKAIGVAELGGVLDGSRSLDDAIAASAQATRNYAKRQCTWFRHQIIADQIIDAQFSERETAGIFSKIRHFRLTAPE
- the serB gene encoding phosphoserine phosphatase SerB gives rise to the protein MPSPTHLLNLVAAESAAPLDGRTLALVAAHNFPVAEPRWLSPARACDLPLDGAPPADAVAGLREALSAAQVDVNAVAVANRRKRLLVADMDSTMVEQETLDELAAAVGVKDAVAAITARSMAGELDFSAALRERIAMMAGTPRAAIDALAAALTFVPGGATLVATMRANGAHTALVTGGFVEIAGRSARALGFDDFQANRFLFADDRIVGVAEPILDRDAKLSALQRQAAARGLAPADALAVGDGANDVAMLRAAGLGVAFRGKAIVRSQVAVQVNHSDLTALLYLQGYSDAEFTRPT